Genomic window (Candidatus Dormiibacterota bacterium):
CCGAGCACTCCCTGGGGCCCGATCCGCAGGTAGGTCCGTCCCGCGTCGGTGAGCACCTGGACCTCGGTCGAAGTCGTGTTCGCGACGAGCATCTCCGAGGAGATGACGGTGTTGCGCACGTCGATGGTCACCCCCGCGGGAGGCGCGGGGATCACCGACTCGAGGACGGTCCGCACGTGCGGATCCATCTCGTGAGCTCGGGCCGGAGCCGCTCCGAGGAACGTCGCCAGCAGCGCGCCCAGCAGGGCGACGAGCGCGATGACGGCCGGAAGCGTACGTGGAGTACGGGGGGTGCGCATCAGATCTCAGTCTGCCAGAAGAAGAGGTGCCCCCCCGGTGCTGCATCCTGCGGGACGCACGCTGGGGGGGCACCCAGAGGATGGGTATCTACTGGGGGCGGCTACGCGGCCGCCGGCTGATCGGTGGTTACCTCCGGGTCACCCAGCGCCGGGCGCGGATGCCGAGGCCGAGTCCGAGTGCCGTCAGCAGAGCCACCAGGGCCACCGAGCCCTCTCCGTCATTGCGGAGGAAGCCGGCCAGCTTGCTGGAGATCGCCTTCGGAAGGGCGACGAACTCCTGGACGTAGTGGATGCCGGGCTTGGCGGTCGAGCCATCCACCGGGGGGTTCCCCGGAAGGTTGGACGCGCCCGGCTGCGGTCCGCTGGCACCAGGCGGCGATGCGCCGAAGCCGCCCGCGGAGGTGCTGTCCTGCATCGGGATCGGCGCCGCGCTGTTGTCGACGCTGTTCCCCAGCATGGTGATCGCGGCCACGGACGGGGTCTCGCCGGAGCCCTTGCCCTTGGTCACGAAGATGTAGTAGCCACCCGGGGTGGCCACGTTGTGGTTGGCCGGCACCGTCGCCGTCAGGGTGTTGCCGTTCGTGGTGAAGGGCAGCTCGACCAGACGGTTGTTGTTCGACAGGACGTGCTGCGACGTCGGCAGACGGTACAGCTCGACCTTGGTGATGTCGGACGCGTTGTCGACGGTGACGTTCATGTTCTCGCCCCAGGTGATTCCGGCCGGGGCGTTGGTGATCTTCGGACGGGAGACACCGTTGAACAGGTAGGGCGGGCTCCAGATCTGGAAGCTCGAGTCCTTCTGGTTGTTCGCGGTCGTCCCGGGCATCACGTCACCGTGATGGCC
Coding sequences:
- a CDS encoding galactose oxidase early set domain-containing protein yields the protein QIFSINGDNVDVQRGPDLHHARWFTAGVMLPTGKVLALHGADKDEVIDPGSEVANRNTELYDPEANSWTDMAPIGRDRTYHNSAILLPDGRVLAGGHSPIPAHYGHHGDVMPGTTANNQKDSSFQIWSPPYLFNGVSRPKITNAPAGITWGENMNVTVDNASDITKVELYRLPTSQHVLSNNNRLVELPFTTNGNTLTATVPANHNVATPGGYYIFVTKGKGSGETPSVAAITMLGNSVDNSAAPIPMQDSTSAGGFGASPPGASGPQPGASNLPGNPPVDGSTAKPGIHYVQEFVALPKAISSKLAGFLRNDGEGSVALVALLTALGLGLGIRARRWVTRR